In the genome of Ictalurus furcatus strain D&B chromosome 13, Billie_1.0, whole genome shotgun sequence, one region contains:
- the arl4d gene encoding ADP-ribosylation factor-like protein 4D: MGNQLTEIAPNTPFLPNFHSLHVVVIGLDSAGKTSLLYRLKLREFVKTIPTKGFNMEKIKMPVGNGRAITFQVWDVGGQDKLRPLWKSYTRRTDGMVFVVDSAEAERMEEAKVELHKITRTSENQGVPVLVLANKQDLPVALPVSEVEKVLAVHELSANTFHHVQGCSAVDGQGLQLGLEKLYEMILKRKKVVRHSKKKR; encoded by the coding sequence ATGGGAAACCAGCTGACAGAGATTGCTCCCAACACACCGTTTTTGCCTAACTTTCACTCCCTCCATGTGGTGGTCATTGGGCTGGACTCTGCAGGCAAAACCTCCCTCCTTTACCGACTTAAATTGAGGGAGTTTGTCAAAACTATTCCAACCAAGGGCTTTAACATGGAGAAGATCAAAATGCCGGTGGGCAATGGACGAGCCATTACGTTCCAAGTATGGGACGTGGGTGGTCAGGATAAACTGAGGCCACTGTGGAAGTCGTACACACGCCGCACTGATGGCATGGTTTTCGTTGTGGACTCCGCCGAAGCAGAACGTATGGAGGAGGCCAAGGTGGAGCTTCATAAGATCACACGCACGTCAGAGAACCAAGGTGTGCCTGTACTTGTACTAGCCAACAAGCAGGATCTTCCGGTTGCCCTACCTGTTAGTGAGGTGGAGAAGGTTTTGGCTGTGCATGAACTGAGCGCTAACACCTTTCACCATGTGCAAGGCTGTAGTGctgtggatggccaaggccttCAGCTGGGCCTAGAGAAACTGTATGAGATGatccttaaaagaaaaaaggtcgTGAGGCACAGCAAGAAAAAGAGATAA